From [Flavobacterium] thermophilum:
ACTGGCTGAAATCGTCGTACTTTCCGACAGCCGTCAGCGCGATGGCCAGCCCGGCCATCACGGCCGCCGCCCATAATTGGGCGGCCAGCGGCGAAGCAACAACCAATCGGCCGTGCCATTCGGCCAACCATTGCGCCAAGGCGCAAAGCGCTCCACCGGCCAAAAACGCCTTGGCCGCATTGGCCGCATATGGGGGAGAAGGCTGAAACGCCTTCACCTCGCGGAGATAATCGGTTCTCAATCCCACGTTTTCTCCCCCCTTTTCAGCGAAAATAATCGACAAAATAAAGCCAATGAAACAACGCCCCCGCTACTTTGCCAAAGGCAATGGCCATCAACAAGGCGACGATTTTATCATCGACTCCGATCCGCTTCGCCAAAATCGGCCAAACGTTCAACACTTCCGTCAACGCCGCGGCGAGCATGCCGATAAAGACGCCATGCAACAGCCCGATCGGCACAAGCCAATATTTGGATAAATGCCACACCGAATGGCGCAGGCTCATCCAGCCGCCGACAATGGCACCCGCGACAGCACTCCACTCATAGGCGTGAATGCGCTTCGTCGTTTTCGTCAGCTGCGTCAAGCGCGGAATGACGCCAAGCACAACCAAAAAGGCGACAAACCCGGTTCCGACCGCCAGCCCTCCAGCAAAGCCGACGAACACTACCAGCAACACCTTAAGCGTCGTCAAGATGCCTCATGCTTTCTTTGTTTTCGTGCAAAATGACGTATTGATCGATCGCCTGCTGGTAGTTGAACATCTCGACCTCGAGAGGGCTAGGCTCCTCATTGATTCGTTTGCGGAACCAATGGTTGAAAAATAGCACCATCCCGATGCCAAGCCCAAGCGAATACGGAATTTGTAAAAGCAGCGGTTTGTCGACCGATTGGCCGGTCATCATCTCGTAAAGATGGCGATGCACTTGCTGCATGCTCACATCTTCGTGGAAATTCATGATCGCCATGGCTGAACCGACGAACAAAAGAAGCCAAACGAGAAGAAAAGAAGCCATTGAAAACCGCCGTTTTTCGTACACAACTTCCACGATCGTCTGTGAGGGGCCGACCATCTGCACATCGAGCGACGGGTCGGCATCAAGCACAGCCCGAACAATGTGCATCATATCGATAATGACGATGTTCTTGTCGCTCGGCTGGATGCGGTAGAGCGGAATCGCC
This genomic window contains:
- a CDS encoding Stage V sporulation protein AA, which codes for MILLSAKQTKEKQNGDKGVKQMATTVFIKPRHRVQVKPGAVVTLGEVAQMTGGDGGLIRRLKAIPLYRIQPSDKNIVIIDMMHIVRAVLDADPSLDVQMVGPSQTIVEVVYEKRRFSMASFLLVWLLLFVGSAMAIMNFHEDVSMQQVHRHLYEMMTGQSVDKPLLLQIPYSLGLGIGMVLFFNHWFRKRINEEPSPLEVEMFNYQQAIDQYVILHENKESMRHLDDA
- a CDS encoding stage V sporulation protein AC; the protein is MGLRTDYLREVKAFQPSPPYAANAAKAFLAGGALCALAQWLAEWHGRLVVASPLAAQLWAAAVMAGLAIALTAVGKYDDFSQFAGAGATMLITGLANALASAAIEHRSEGWTAGVAGQMLKVGGAAIIYGIIAAYALGLCWLWL